The nucleotide sequence atgaataaccaggctgtcctgcgctgcccgcatccagggtctgcccgcgacctttaccagatcgtcggtccgcctagtaggcctgcccacgctacgtcttccagcccgtattgtggaaaaccttgggggaggcctttgtccagcagtggacatcatttggctgaaacgaggaACAAGGCTGTTACCATAGTCAATATACCGTGCCAAATTGAAGtctattttatagtatttgcAAGCACAATCCTAGAAAACCCATTGGAATAATGCAAGTAATAAAATTGACAATTGTCACGAAACCAATCCAAATGTAACGCCTTGTTTATGTTTTGGCAGAGAATTTGGCGTGTTACACAGTAGTGTAATATTTTTAGCTGCATGGTTTTACTAAAATGGGATAGCTGTGCCCAAAATAATATCGACACAAAAcctaattatgtacctacatttgaAACTACTTATTTGACAGACCTTTGACTGCAGGAGTATAGGTACCctttaaaaaataacagtagTATCACActaatataaatgcgaatgtttgttacttcttcacgtctaaacggctggagcgattttaataaaacttgtgtTGAGGACAGTGAGGGATCAGAGGTAAAGGAGTGAAAGATATACGAAAATATCCAAGTAAATTATTCGCGTTTAATTTCGAGACGTTGCTTACAAAGACAGCTATCAAAAAAACAGgtttattcttaaaaaaattaaataaaaaaagtataaaaggcAAAGAGGTTCGGTTTGCCACAACTTGATATGGAGTTAAAGGCTACGCGGGTAACAACGCGGGGCACAGGTAAGTAgtttaaactatttattatcTTAGCAAAAAATGTTTACCCATCAAACCCAAAGCGGTAAATAATTGATTACCTACTGTATCTTGATTCGCAGGGCTTGAAAATCTACAAAGATTGCAGCAATGTCTTGCATCTTTGCATTAGGTGTGCGGCCGATACAACAGGAAATTATTCCAGCGTGTAGCAGCAATAAGTCCTAATTTAGGATAAATTGCATGTATTTAGTTTGCAACAGTCCAGCATTTGCAGTAACATCCATCACCGGTTATGGGCGAGTTGTTTGCTAGAGGAATTTTAACCGAAACACGGTTGTGCAGAGTGCAATTTGGGGAAGCGGTGATTTGAGAAGTGTGGACAAAGATTAGAAGCGATGCGTTATGTAAACAAATGGATAAAGTTAGTTGGTTTGGTATATCCAagggaaaaatataaataaaaccttcagaaaaaaaacataagtaTCATCACTCATTTTCAAATCATCTTTTCTAACACTGACGGACATTTTTTATACTGCAAAATCAGCGCATGAGAGATATTGGTTTAAGTTGACTGACTTGGAAGCGATTTATGTACcaagtaggtatacatacagTGATAGGACTTTGATAGTTCATTTTAAAACTAGCAATACAGCGCtatcaaaatgcaaaaaaaaactagGTTATGTCAGCTGTTTACGTCCACTGCCCTATTCGGGTTCAAACgacggatttaaaaaaaaaagtatttttcacTGTTGTGTTTCACAGCCGAAAGCCTTCTCTGAATGCTTAATGAATGACAGGTGACACTTCTAAGTATTTTCgactgtttttaaaaaagtaatccTTTGTTTGTACGCAAATAGGAATGGATGTTAATAGGGCAGTGGACGCAAAGAAGcaacattattttatacatatataagttcttgcaactcaggAAAACTAGTGAACTTtattgtgtgtgtacgtgtacatgcacataacgatagcgTAATGCTGTGGTAAtgctgtcaaaacttttgaaaaacaaacagtagcgagccaccacacatgtaacgCTCACTCTCCTTCGTGAAAAGTAGGGGAGAAGGAGGTAAGATGGGGTGGCGGGTAAGACGGGGTACCCAGCAAAAATCACAGTTTTAACTGACCAATCACGCTCGTTTATACATCGTTCGATGCTCCGCCATGACACCTATCAGTCGCCCGGCCATTAACATCACAAGTGCACGCGTGTAAAATATATCTTGAAAAAACTGTTTTGCTGCAAATTGCTTGTCATATTTTCTTCTGTTTTGGCACGTGACTATGGTTTGTTTAATAACGCTAGCTGATGATGTGTGGATGTGATTGATGCTTAAACAAACCTAtaataaagtaggcattgtGTTTTCTAGAGATTgccgtttgttttttttttctttgaatattattagAAAATGGCTTAGCAGGCAAGATGGGGTAATGACTTCTCCAAAACATCTCCTTTCCCTTCCGGTTACCAAAAAAACCTTTCGTGTTACTAAAAAACGTGGGAAAACACAAATTATCACGTCGTCTCCCTACAAACAAGAATTATAAGTCACCGCCCAAAAGAAAAAAGATGCTGAACAGAAGAAAATTGAGAAAGTAGAAACAAAGAAGAGAAAAGAGGAATTGAAAAAAACAGAAGAAAGCTACTACAAAAACTCCAGCAAAAACAGCAAAACGACGAAGAATTACAGAGActtcatctgaaaattaaagTGAAGAAGAGGATACACCATGTGTGATGCAGTGAAGTATATTCCGCTTCCATTGAGGGGTGGATATCATGCTCACATTGTAGAAGATGGTCACATAATAGCTGTGTGGGaattgatgacgatgatgacgaaGCCAGCCATCATGTCTGTGAGTTCTGCCACTccaaataattatctttttgcCTGATAGTTCTCATTACCCCATCTTACCAGCACCATGGGGTAAGACGGGGTGAAACccctttttttctatttttatttttgtcctaaaatggatagttaaaagttcctaatattgccaaatattaaaagagtattaactaattgttaattaaaaaataaatatgattgtctaactatgtatatttttcttttattgatCTTCAAAGCTTAAGTACCCCATCTTGCCACCCTCTCCCCTACATACACCAACACACACCGTCCTAACTACTCGCAGTAGGTATACATACTAAAAGAAAACTTCCATAGTAATTTGATGCATGGAACGTGGCGTAAACTAATTAGCAAATGTGCAAATTATATTAGCTTAATGATATTCGCTATGACGGGACCCACGTCAGTCAGAAATGTTTTATATGATGTGAAAATTTACACATCTTGATGTAATAGCCAAATAGGCGAGATGATGCTCTAAAAATGGTTTAGTTACAATGCAGAGGTTTTTTAGATGAAAAAGGACCTTTGTGAAAACTTGTATAGCTAAATCTTTGAACTGCATTATTTTAATACTAGATTTTGCCCACGGATTCGCCAATTGCGACGTGAAATTTAGCTTGTCACAGATCATTATAAATTACAGCctaaatgttattctgatgtaaaaacaataatactgtacagtttcatcaaaattttgcttgaaaaaatcacaaatatCATCcatacatccacacaaactttcacatttataattattagtagGAGCAGGattattaataaaacacagcgttcgGTTGAACAGACAACGAGCAAGAGATTTATTACTTATGAAAACACATAGAGCCAACATTAGCGGATTAGCAGAAGTACCAACATTATATAGTTTATTTGATGTTACTGGGTTGCCATAATTTAACACCCCCACTACAGCAAATAAACTAATAACTTTACaaacttgttttaatttttaacctTAAATTTTTCCAAGACCCAATCCTTCTATACATTTATAATGCTTTATAGGACTTAGAGATTTAGTCATAACATCAGCAGGCATAGCAGTTGTgggcaaatattttaaaattacaattttgtCATTAATAACATCCTTGACAAAATGATATTTTACGTCAATGTGCTTGCTTCTTCTATGACACACATGATTTGCCACCAACTTCTGTGCACTTTGGCTATCATTATATAACAAAACAGAATACAAATTTCCAGTTATTTCATGATATAGAGATCTCAAATATATAGCTTCTTTACATGCTTCTGTAATAGACATATATTCTGCCTCCATACTTGATAGGGCAACTGTTTGTTGTTTTCTACTCTCCCAAGAGATGGGTGAACCTGacattaaaaaacaataacCTGTATATGATCTGCGATCAATGCAGTTACTAGCCCAGTCGGCATCTACATACCCCACAAGCCCTGGATTACTCTTTACATATTTAATACAATTACTTTTAGTATTCTGTAAATATCTAAGAATTCTTTTAGCATAGCCCCAGTGAACTTCTGTATAACATTTATTGAATTGACTCAGAAAACTAACGCTGAATGATATATCAGGCCTTGTGAGCACAGACAAATACATAAGGCTACCAATTAATTCTTGGTATGGTATAGTTGAATCACAAACATCACCTTTTTCAATATCTAGTTTACATTCCATTGGAGTTCTACTTCCTTTACAATTAGACATGTTAAATCTTTCCAACAATTGTTCAATGTACTGTTCCTGGTCTAaggtaattacatttaaatctTTGTCAATATTAACTCTCATTCCCAAGCAATTTTGAACCTGTCCCAGatttttaatgttaaagttagagctcaatacagaaatcaatttttcagtttcagttttacagtttgaataaacaaaaaaatcatcGACATAAAgtgcaataataattttaacattattatttattttagtgaaaACACAGGGTTCCAAATGACTTTTCTTAAATTGCAATTCAGTTAAACATTTCTCAACTCTTTCATACCAAGATCTCGAAGATTGTTTTAGACCATAAattgctttatttaactttacaatatttttcttgttATTTGCATCACCACATACATCAGGTTGTAACATATAAATGTCCTCTTTAAGATCACCATTTAAAAAGGCTGTTTTTACATCCAAATGCGTTATATCGAGCCCCAGCTGTACAGACAATGCAAATAACATTCTGAGAGTTGTATGTCTAACTACAGGAGAAAATGTTTCTTGATAATCAATTCCTGGCCTCTGAGTGAAGCCTTTAGCTACTAAACGTGCTCTAAACCGCACACTGCCATCACTGTTAACTTTTCTTTTGAAAACCCACTTACACTGTACTAGAGTTTTGTCTGAAGGTAACTCACTCACTGGACTCCAGGCATTGTTTTCTTTGAAGGCTTGAAGTTCTTCCTGCATAGCTTCAATCCATTTTTCTTTATCAGGACTTTCTAAAGCTTCTTTTATGCTGGATGGATCATTGAAAGACTCACAACATGATGCCAAACTAGAATTAGCCATCCAGCCGTAACGATCTGGTTTCTTTCTGATACGTTTGTGAACTACTGGAACTGGTTCTGGGTCTTCGGGCTGTTCAAGTTCATCCTCCATTATTGTTTGTATACTATCCAACTCACTCTGAGCGCAGTCATCATAATCAAGTGAAACATCCAGTGCATTATGGTCAATCTTTGTTTGTAACTTGCTCGCATCATTTTTCTGTTCATCACGGTCCAGCTCCTCTGCTGTGTCACACTCCCCCACTGAAATAGATACACTTGAATCAGTAAAGCAGCTCCTTTCAGTATTCTCATGAATGATGACATCACGACTTGTAGTCACACACTTTTTGATTGGATCATAGACTCTATAGCCTTTGACATTCTCTGAGAAGCCTACTAGGATATGTTTCTGTGCCTTACTGTCCCATTTGTGTCTTTTCTCCTTTGGGACATGGACCATAACATCACTACCAAATATGCGAACATGACTCAAATCAGGCTTTTTGCTTGTCCAGAGCTCATATGGTGTCTTATTATTTAGTCCAGATGTTGTCGATCGATTTTTAAGATAGACCGCGGTATTTGTTGCCTCTGCCCAAAACTTTTTGTCTAAGTCTGCATCAAATAATAAGCATCGAGCTCGCTCAACAATGGTTCTATTTGCACGCTCACTCAAGCCATTTTGTTCAGGAGTGTAAGCATTAGTTTTTTGATGAATGATGCCGCTATCTTTGAGGAAATTTTCAAATATATTACTGCAAAACTCTGTACCATTATCAGtcctgaatattttaattcttttaCTCTGTTGGTTTTCTACCATGGATTTAAActctttgaaatatttaaaagtttcacctttttctttgagaaaataaacaaataccaTACGAGTAAAGTCATCTACAAAAATTAGGAAGTACCTTGCTCCGCCTATTGAAGAAACTTCCATTGGGCCGCAGACATCAGCATGGACTATTTCCAAGGGCTCGCTGCTTCTTGTTCCTGCATGACCAAATGGTAAGCGCGATTGCTTCCCTTGACAACACACTGTGCATGTATTCCTGCTGATGACTTCATTACCAGGGTAGGATATTCCAGTGACTGCACCATCTCTCATTTTGTTTTGGTCGTTAACATTCAAGTGGCCTAGTCGTCTGTGCCAGACTTCACTGCTAGCTGATGAACCCGATGAAAATAAACACTTTTTCTGTTCCAAGACCATTTTATACACACCATCAGTTAGATTTGCTACAGCCACCAGACTGTTCGCCTTATTGTAAACATAGCAACTATTTTCTTGGAACTCTACTTTATTGCCATTCTTGACAAGCTGACTGATCGATATCAAGTTCGTGGCGAGGTTAGGCACACACAAAACGTCTTTCAGGGTGACTTCATACATGCAATCTGGGGTAACAGTCAAGATTTCAACATCCCCTGAACACAATACTGGCATGTGGCTCTGATTAGCTGCTACAATTTCTTTGATGTTTGTGCTCGATACGTTCTGTACCATATTTACATCTGGAGTCATGTGAACACTCGCGCCGCTATCCAAGTAGAAATCTTGTTTACTGAACTTGCCGCTTAAAAACACAGCAGAAAAAGCGTTTGTCGTCTTTATTTTATCCGATGGTTGATCGTTTTGCGTGCACTGATTCATAAAATGTCCAAATTGTTTGCATTTGTAGCATTTAATTTTCGATCTGTCAGTTTTGTTTACATTAGGACGGGCTCCGCCATGTTGCTTGTCAGAACTGCCAACTTTGTAGTAATTGTTGCTGTTGTGCTGCCCTCTACTACTCCAAAATGCACTTCCTGCTTCACAATCATTTCCCGCCAAGTCAATAAGTTTGGTTTTTATTACATCAGCAGTAATGGCAATCCCGGAATGCTCTATTGCCATTATCATTGGGAAGTATTTTTCCGGCAGTCCTGCCAATAATAAACAGCCGATCCACTCATCGTTCACAGCAAAACCGGTTCCTGTTAACTTCTGGGCCGTCTCAATGATTTGCGTGACATAGCTTGTCATGGATTCACAACTATCTAGGCGAATCGATATCAAACTCCGTAACAATGATATTCGCCTTGAAAATCCATTATCATCAAACATGGTCTGCAATTTATTCCACAGGTCCCTTGAACTCGTAGCATTTTTAATGTGAACATATAGTGATGGGTCAATGGTTAAAACCAACTTGGCCTTTGCTCTTGCGTCGTTCGCGATGAAATCTGCAGTCGCTGTTGTAGGTTCTTGCTTAATACATTCCGACATTCCCTCCAGAATAAGCATGTTTTCCACAGCAAATGCCCACTCGCTGAAGTTCTCACGCCCCTTTAACTTCGGGACGTTCATAAGAAAAGAACCGGCAGCCATTTTGAGGTTACTTTTCTTCTACAATTATCGTTTTCAGTATTTTCTCACTGCACTCTTCAAATTCTAAACTGAATAATCTAAGAACTGCATTCTGTACTGTTATACTGATCGAATTCTAAATAATCGGGCgtcctgggcccataacctaataaaacacagcgttcgGTTGAACAGACAACGAGCAAGAGATTTATTACTTATGAAAACACATAGAGCCAACATTAGCGGATTAGCAGAAGTACCAACATTATATAGTTTATTTGATGTTACTGGGTTGCCATAATTTAACAATTATTCTAATCTGATGATTTAGGAAAAACATTCATAGTAGATTAATGttcatttttaaattgataaagTTTTTGCTGCTTCTGTGTAGCTAGAATCTAAGCTAATGAAGtaagcttgaccgccaataaaaacaccTTTTTATATAAAATTGCGTTGTTCTTATAAATTGATCGCTCTCTAACGAGCACAGGTGATATATCATTGAGGCGGAAACTCGAGATGGTGCAAATGACACCCTAACAAAATACGCAGTAGgttcacataataataaaaagaacaTTCAATATAATAAACTCAGCAGATAGttatttgttatattttttgtcataagtatgtGGGCGAAATATTTAACTCGTAATACAATGGAACAATAAAAATAGACAATTACTCTAGGCGGATTTTATACAGTGTAAGCCACGATAAGgtgcacatatgaaattaggtgaaactagacctatttttatcgacaaaaaagaggtctaaaattttttgttttgtttttttaaattttttatacatttttttatcttccaattacttattgtaaagaaaacgtaataactaacttaatcgatttacgtaatttttttttttttttcgtatttcATCATATTTATCCGCTGCGCGCAGTTTCAAAATTGGCTCACGTGgataatttgcttcgttcatagaaaaataagtacacacaGTTTActacaaagcttaatagacataatggtacgcgaaaataagccttcaattaacctttaaaaattaagataatatGGGCACCCGcaaattatattttcaattttttttttcgtgaaAAATACCGCGATTAAGAATACTAGGGCACTAAATAAGTTGTGAGCCTCaacaacataacgtgttgttagacgacaactgatacttttaatgaaaagtttgacatttttgactacaaccttattcaaaactttttatcatttgagcatgttttgtattattaacattgaattgaaaattatcttgactacaaaagcatggaattgacttgcggaaattttcgcgcgaagatttattgtgactttcgacgtggttaatcaatacaaaactgaagcggtcagctaaatttcacttttggtgataaagatctgtcctttaccattgtaaaacgctagtttaagaagtataatattgtatgtcattgtgAACTTTGTGTTGGGTTCCAACACTAAAACTCATTCATTCCTTCATTCGTTCGATCTTGTGACGTATGTATTTGAGCGCCTTTCGCGCCCAGTAGCGTTTCGTACTCCGGCCATTACACTTGTGATTGTGTGTATTAAACTGTGCAGACCTGGcaataaacttaattagtgaAACACGGCCTTTCAATAATCAACACCTACAACAACTTCGCTGCCctacatggtccttcgagcttcGAATTGCCTGGTCTGCACCATTGTGTATAAAGTGGGACAGGAGCCGCATCATCGCGCAACAGAACTCCTGCATTGTGCCTACTTCTACATACACGTGGAAACTGCATTCACATAGTGCCGATAGTGCGCATCAAGAAATCGCACTCATAATACAACGGGAGCCGCATCATCGCGCAACAGAACTCCTGCAATTGTACCTACATACAGTGGAAACTGCATTCATATAGTGCGCATCAAGAAATCGCACTCATAATACAACGGGAGCCGCATCATCGCGCAACAGAACTCCTGCAATTCACACATAATACAACAACGGGAGCCGCATCATCGCGCAATATAACTCCTGCATTACCTACTTTTGTGGAATTTGCATTTATCTGCATAGTGCGCATTAAGAAACACGCACTCAATACTGCAAGAAAAATCGTTCATCGTATGCAAAACCAGCAAATTGCAAGATATCAAGCAAGTCAGTTTTGCAACAATCGTCAAACGTCATCAAACGCAACCCGGCATTCCCGGCAAGACGGCGGGTTGGGGGGCGCCGGAACACGAGGCCAGCAACAAATTACTTCACGAAGTGGGCGTGACATCCATCTTCGCGCTGCCTGAAGTTCGCGCGCGCATCGAGGATTGGCCAACGCACAACATCGTTCGTTCTCTCGTCGGTCATCGTTCACTTGTTTCGCTGCTGCTTCGGCTGTTTCCGCTGCCATCTGTCAACGCTGTTTACCGCCGACGCCATTTGCTTAGTGTGCAGTGCTATTGTTTTTAAGTCGAAAGACTTATAACTCGTGCAGTGATACTCGTAGTGTGTAATTTTAAGCCACGTAGTGATTTATAGCATTTGTATTTTCTTGCATTTGACAAGTTTTGACAATGGAGCTGAACGAGCTAATAGCCGCGCGAGGCTACGTAAAAGGTACGATTACACGATTAACTTCACTTGTTTCGACACCGCAGTCAGTTAAAAACTTGTCTAAAGAAAACTTAATGGCTAAGAGGAAAAAATTGATCGACTCCTTTAGTCAATACGAAAAGctaaatataaagattttaactATCCAACCAGAGGACAAGGAAAATGTCGAACTTTTTGAGGAAAACTATTACAACATCATTTCAGTAATTGACCAAGAACTTAACAGCCGTGATAATAGGAATCACTCAGCTCCAATGTCCAAATTGCATTTACCACCAATTGATGTACCAATATTTAGTGGTAAGTTCTCGGATTATGTGCCATTTAAAAACTTATTCCACTCATTAATAGATCAAAACGATTCCATTGACAATGTTCAAAAACTGTATTACCTTCgctcatatttaaaaaatgagcCATTAGATCTTGTAAAAAACTTACCCTTGACTAGTGAAAGTTACAGTCaagcaattaaaattattgaagaCAGATACAACAACAAACACAAACTCGTTAATGAGCATATTTGTTTATTGTTGGATCTTAAGCCAATCACAAAATCCACGGCAGTTAATTTAAGAGAATTTGTGTCCAATGTAAAACAACAAATATCTGCTTTAAGTAATTTGGAGCCAAACGTATCATTTTGGGatgctataatattatgtattttgtaccGCAAATTAGATGCATACACGTCACGCGCATTTCATATGGAAAGAGATGCCACGAAGGAGCCAACTATCAACACCTTCCTTGAATACTTGGATAAGAGAGCGCTGGCGCTTGAGAATGCTGATCCAGGCTTCCACGGGCAGCAACGCCAGCCGCAAAAGGAGCAAGGCAATGCCGTTGGTAGGATGGTAGCCTACACAGCTGCGCAGGAGCCTACATGCTTATACTGTAAGTTGAAACACAAACTTTATTTATGTAACAGTTTTAAATTACTGCATGCAAATGACAGAATTAAATTTGCCAAGGATAAAGGCCTGTGTAATATTTGTTTGGGGGCTCACACCGGAAAATGCAAATATCATTTTCGGTGTGCAGAATGTAAAGAGGCCCACAACACATTGCTGCATTGCAGCGCACATAAGAGTAATAACTCAGAAAAAACTCAAACGGCATCATCATCCACTGCTTCTCTAGCAGCaagcaataataacaataatgatGTACTTTTACCCACAGCTAAAGTCAAACTTATTGCTCGAGATGGTACCGAAGTTTACTTAAGAGCCCTACTAGACAGTGGGTCCCAGCTGTCCTTTATCTCACAAAGGGCAGTAAGGCTGCTTGATCTGGACCTCACCGATAGCAATGTCAAAGTAGTGGGCATAACTTCAACACAGACAAAGTTAAAGCATTGCTTACCTTTAGAGATTTACTCAATAACTTGTCCATATAAAATTTCAGCCACTTGTCACGTTGTTGATCAAATCACATGCAATTTACCTCAACACAAATTCAGTGCATCTGACATAttgatacctaaaaatattaaattggctGATGATCAATTTAATATACCAGCTGAGATTGATGTATTAATGGGAGCGGACGTATTTTTTCAGGTGCTGCTGCCTACAGTGCTGCCGGTGATGCCTGAGCGCCAGCAGTCTGCAACAGAGGCCGGCACTCCGCAACCACGTCTTATCAACACTTATTTTGGATATATAATTGGAGGTACCCTACCACATATTTCATCTAAGGTCTGCAAAAAGGTAACGTTAAAGTGTACTACTTGTGAGTCTGACATTAATGAAACCTTAAGTAAATTTTGGAAGACAGAAAGCGTTCCTCAGATCTATGATGAAAGGTCATCAGAGCAAGAGCTCTGcgagtatatttttaaaagtactgTTCAGATgaaagaaaattgttttgaagtCTCTTTACCTTTAAAATTACCTCTTGATGAAATCAATGATGCGCTAGGTGATTCCTTTAATTTTgctttaaaaaggtttttaaacTTAGAGAAAAGGCTGCTTAATGATCCATATCTTTTTATTGAGTACCAAAAATTTATTCATGATTATATTAACTTGCAACATGGCCAATATGTAGATATTGAACTGTATGAATTGAATAAAAATGCAGTTTATTTCTTGCCTCATCATGCAGTTTTAAAGCCTGACAGTAAAACTACTAAATTGCGTACAGTTTTTGACGGTTCCATGAAGACTAACAAAAAGGTGTCTTTAAATGATTTGCTTTTAAATGGGCCGACTGTACAAAGAGAtttgtttgaaattttattactGTTTTCGTTTTGGCGATTTTAACTTTACTTCCGACATAAAACAAATGTTTCGAAATGTGCGTATTATACCGGAGCATGCTAGTTTGCAAAACATACTATGGAGGGATAGCCCTGATGAACCTATTAAGTGTATAAGATTAGACACGGTTACTTATGGGTTAAAAAGTTCAAATTATTTAGCAACTCGCTGTCTGAAAGAATTAGCAATGCAACATAAGCATACCTATCCTCTGGCTTCATTTATTATAGAGAACTGCACATATGTTGATGATATCCTgtatgcaaataataatttagatattATCCTAGAGGCAAAATCACAACTTCGCAAGCTCCTAAGCTTAGGTAGTTTTCACACACATAAATGGTCATCCAATGATAATAGGGTACTGACTGACATTCCCTCAGCTGAACGCCACTTTGATGATATAGAGCTTCAGCAAGACAACTGCCTGTTAAAGACGTTAGGTTTGAAATTAATAGTTAAAGATGACAAGTTCGAAATGTCTTGTCCAGAGccatgtaataataataattgcacaAAAAGAGACATTCTTTCATATATTGGGAAAATGTATGATCCCATGGGATTTGTTAGTCCTATAATTGTGCAAGCAAAGGCTATCATGCAAAGGTTATGGGTTTCTAAAACCGCCTGGGATTCCACGCCTGATGATGACATTAGGCATGCGTGGCTTGAGTTTTCCGCTGCATTAGCTATGATGGAGCCAATTTATATTCCTAGAAATATACATGTTAATAATACagacaaaattgaattgatagGATTCTCAGATGCATCCAGTTCTACGGCATATGGATGCTGCGTGTACATGCGAGTTACAGATATTAATGGTAATGTAAAAATGCACTTGCTATGTTCAAAATCGCGCATCAATCCGCTTCAGGACAAAAACAAGACTGTGCCGCGCTTAGAGCTTAACGCAGCCCTGCTACTCTCTATTCTTATGTCAAAGGTCTATTGCACG is from Ostrinia nubilalis chromosome 2, ilOstNubi1.1, whole genome shotgun sequence and encodes:
- the LOC135084727 gene encoding uncharacterized protein LOC135084727; the protein is MELNELIAARGYVKGTITRLTSLVSTPQSVKNLSKENLMAKRKKLIDSFSQYEKLNIKILTIQPEDKENVELFEENYYNIISVIDQELNSRDNRNHSAPMSKLHLPPIDVPIFSDAYTSRAFHMERDATKEPTINTFLEYLDKRALALENADPGFHGQQRQPQKEQGNAVGRMVAYTAAQEPTCLYCAAAYSAAGDA